A window from Hemicordylus capensis ecotype Gifberg chromosome 2, rHemCap1.1.pri, whole genome shotgun sequence encodes these proteins:
- the LOC128347934 gene encoding uncharacterized protein LOC128347934 has protein sequence MEGAHWGQQLPGRGNAPPAHPHRMTRATKQTKLMQGFTDHLAALEAATASMLAASSTGAAEGPGGDGETALGSTSGGASEDQAGQSGITTPGGGLLGTVRRSRWPRFWPISKEQVVHRTMARRLGRAGNHKRPHLPWLFPIVVAVHIWADQFCNSAMRFWCDNVATVQVINRQTSKSPRVMRCSTFGSRLPTLSQGPRRFLSGYGALECRGTRGNRGLNST, from the exons ATGGAGGGGGCCCATTGGGGGCAGCAACTTCCAGGGAGGGGGAATGCCCCCCCCGCGCACCCACATAGGATGACTAGGGCTACGAAGCAGACCAAACTGATGCAAGGTTTTACTGACCATTTAGCAGCACTCGAGGCGGCCACGGCATCCATGCTTGCTGCAAGCAGCACTGGGGCTGCGGAGGGACCTGGCGGAGATGGTGAGACAGCGTTGGGATCTACATCAGGAGGCGCCTCCGAGGACCAGGCCGGACAAAGTG GCATCACAACTCCTGGAGGCGGACTTTTAGGTACAGTCCGACGCAGCCGGTGGCCTCGGTTTTGGCCTATATCTAAGGAGCAGGTGGTGCACCGAACGATGGCCAGGCGGCTGGGCCGAGCGGGGAATCACAAGAGACCTCACCTTCCTTGGCTATTCCCCATAGTGGTTGCCGTTCACATCTGGGCGGACCAGTTTTGCAACTCAGCCATGCGCTTCTGGTGCGACAACGTGGCAACCGTGCAGGTCATCAACCGACAAACCTCCAAGTCCCCGAGGGTGATGAG ATGCAGCACTTTTGGCAGCAGGCTCCCGACTCTTTCCCAAGGCCCGAGAAGATTCCTGTCAGGCTATGGAGCCTTGGAGTGTAGAGGCACTCGGGGCAATCGAGGCCTCAATAGCACCTAG